CACAGAATTTAGGGAACTGTTTGTACTCAATTTTACATACAGTAAGTATATGGCAAATCCTTTGAGTTGTCTAAAATCTGGATggcaatttatttaaattaaacaatGTGTCTGAAAATCTGGGTGTTAAGAATTTAGTCAGACTTgtatggaaaaaaccccatatattTACAGCTGAAGGAGAAAACTAGAGCAGAGTCCCATAATGCATAAAGGAAGACAGGTTACTAAAATAGAACTGACTGTAAGGAATAACACGATCTATAGATATGTGAGGGAATGTCTCCACATTCTGCCTGGCAAACTCAAGCTTGCTCTGCTGGTGTTCTGAGCTGGCCAGATGTCACGCTGCTGTGGACCAGGCACTGTGCTGATGTGAGCTCAAGCATAGTGCTGCGTTATGGCCAGCCTTTCAACCAGTCCTGTAACAATGCAAAGCTGGACTCTACATAAATTCTGTCCCAGAAGGGACAGAGAGCTTGTAAGTGAGTGGGGCAAGGGGCAAGTTACTGCTCTGTGCAGTTcctcagtgaaaagaaaatgagtcaGTCCCTGATTTACCTGTAAAGCAGGCCCCTTATTTATAtggtaaatggaaaaaaattattttttaaaaaacctcaatATAAGCAATTCAGAATCAAAACAAGCTAAAAACAGCCCTTTTAACAGCAAATATAGTTAATCATTGCAAGTAACAAGGGTTGTGATTGTCTCTGTTGATGGAAGTATTTGAATTATCTGGTGCTGTAGGTCAAGCATAACTGTGTTACTTgaataaagattttatttagGAAAGTTTTCTGGCATGCTCTGAAATGAGATGAACTACATGATTCCAATGGAATCTCTGGCCTTTtaataacagtaaaaaaaaaaagctattcaCTGCTAATGTTGCAAAAGATCTGTGGAACAGGAAGAATTggaaaaaggaagtatttttgaTAAAAGGTAGACTACTTTAGAGAAGTTTTAGGTTCCTAACTGTTCAGAAATACAGTCGAACTAGTATTACTTGTAATTTTTTCACTACTTAGTGAGGTTTGTCAGTGTTCAGAGTTTACTGAAGAGGCCCTGATATTTGCATTAAGCAATCCAGCTTTGAGATGTGATGTTTGGTCTTTACACACCTCAGCTTGCACTTTTTGGAGAATAGCCAGGATACAGTCTTGATCTGATACAGTTTTGAGGCTGAATGTTATCCAAGCTCCTTCCCCCTCAGAGACACCCCCTTTCATGTCTGAGTGCTGCTGCTACTTCTAAAGGTTTAAATTCAACAGAAGGGTGGAACCATGCAGAATAGTACTCAAAATTGTCACTTAGCCCATTCCCAGAGACTGAATTGATGTTGTTTACAAGAGCAGAATCTTTTAAAGATCCCAGAAGGATTCCATGtcattaagaaataaatttattttttcttcctatgtctgtggatgtggcatttaACACATAGACTTTTTGTGCCACTGACAGTCATACTGGCTGGGTATTCCTGCTCATCCTCCCTTGTGCACAAGCAGGAGGGTATGCATTTGTGTAAAGACAGCAGCCATAAGATTTACATTTCCACTGGGTACGTTATTTTCAGAGTTAAGTGATGTTTGTTCCCCTGTTATTCACACTTCCTTGCACTTACCAGATCTACTAGTTGGCTTTGAGGCTATTCCTTTGCACCTGCATTTCCCTTTCTGCCCAGTTCTTCACAATTTTGAGGATTTCAGTTGTAAAGGTGAGCCATTAACATGATTCTCTAATGTTCCCTTCTGCTTTACAGCCAACACCATTTGTCCATTTGGTAGTTGGAAGTGATCTGTTACTTATTAGGAGGAGGTTTTATACATACTCTGGGAAACCAACCTTTCTTTTATTCCACCAACCTATAAATTTTAGGCCTTCAGATTCAGCCATTTACAGTTCTTATGGCTCTTGTAATGTTGTATAAACATTTTTTACTTCTGATCCAGTTATTCCAATTAACCAAAGGCTTTATTTACACAGGTCCCCTTTGGGAGCCCTCATAAAGCTCTACAGATTCAGTTAAAAATTTATCATTTATCTCTCATTTCAAGATATGGTgctcaaaaaaaatccctctcacATCATACTCTGTAATAACTAGAGAACTGTTTGAAAACTTGCTTTCATATTTACTATAAGGTTACCTCTTACAGTAATACCTTTCTCTGTTCTTGCCCTAGCGATGGACTTGCCAAGAAGACTTGGAGCTGAAATCAGGAGTGAGGGAGTTCGGAGTGGGTAACTGGGCTAAAATTTTGGCCCGTGGTAACTTCAACAACCGAACAAGTGTCATGTTGAAAGACCGGTGGAGAACATTGAGCAAGATTGGACAAGGCTGATTTGGACTGCTTGACCTTTCCCTATGTAAGGACCTACTCTATCTCTTATTTTAGTCTCAGCACGGACAGCAGTGTTGCTGTCCTAAAACAGGAAACACAATAGTAATAGGTGTAACACAGTCATGTAACCTCACTTGCTCTGGTAATGATGACTTAAACGTAAAGTCTGGCCTTTTAGCTACATGCAATAATAAACTACCTAGATTCTGAAATGGGACAATGTTTGCAGTGATTTAAGAAAGGTCTCTTATGTAAATAGGAATATTAGAGCTGACTGGCAACATCATTAGCTTGATAGAGGCTAATACAAAGTCAagtgttctgtatttttaaagggcTGTATCTCTTTTTAGATTGACCTTTTCATAATTTTACTTCCTTCCATATAAcccattttaatttgttttgcttcacTTTGAAATTTTGGTCAGACTTGTACATCTCTGTTGTACCAAAAAGTATGTATTAGTACTGCTAATTTTATGACCTGATagtttgctggggttttttttctgctgtttaaaatGTGTAAATTCATATAATGTTGTACTTGCAAGTAACAAAGTTActggtttatttgtttgggtttttttttttcacatggaaAGGAACAGGCTTATATTAGCACTTAGCATTCTTGATTATCTTGTGCCACCTGCCTTGTGACAAATGACTTCTTCCAGACcagcaggaaagggaaagcTCAAAAACACATGGCTGAAGTGGGACTCAATAATGAGCCTACAGTGTCACTGATAGCACAGCTCATGGGACACATCTCATCTGCGCTCTCCACTGTCCCTGTCTGCGATGGCAGCAAGCGAAGATACACTTTGATTGGGGTCACTATCAAGGTATCTACTGGCCACTGCAGCTGTCTTGCTCATGGGAGAGTGGAACAGATGGATGATGGCACTGTCCTGTCTCTCTGGATTCAGATCATTTGGAAGGGATTTCCACAATCTCAGAAAACTCATGCTTTCCACTGTCATGCTGGTGTGAATCTAGTGACTTGAACTAACATAATACagcattcttttaaaaatgaaattccttgaattcagttttcttttttcttggctaaggtttttattttccaagaaCCTTACAAGGAAAAGCACCTGTCTGAATTGGTCATAATAAAACAAAGCTCTCCAAGATAATTTTCCCCatgacaaaagaaaacatatatTCTTGAAGGTTGAAGTGTTCAGGAAGTATTAAGATAAtctctctgctttctgttttgGAGGCCTGCTTTCATTAAGATAAAATggtaaaatacatttcaaaggTTTGTTTCACACTGTGGACAGGACCTCAACCAGATCACCTTCTTCATTCTTGCCAAGACACACTGGTTTCTTCAGCAGGTGCTAGAAACAGTACCAAGCAGGAGTCTTTATGTTGCATTGAGATGCTGCATATCTTAACACGGTATTTTCTCAACCTGCATAGCAGTCTTGCCAGTGCTCAGATGTTGCAGGTTTCCATGTTAATCATTGTAGATGAGCATTTTAACTAGTAGTTTTTTTACTCTTAGCCAAGGCCTTAGTCACAAAGTGTTGTTTAAGTTCATCTGCCAGGAAAGTCACACTGTGTATTAGTGACATCAAGTGCTGAGGAGATCAGTTCCTTAACAATGCTGACTAGATACATGTCTTCATGAAGGTGGCTGAATATGAAAGGAAGGATAGAGGAAGGATACTCATGCAGTTACAGTGTAAAAAATTGTCTAGATGGTACCGGAGAGGAACAAAAGAcctaaactgaaataaattttagctctcaaaaatttcatttttattcaccCTTGCTATTAAATGTTGACAGTAACTATTCTCAGACTTGAAAATGTTTGGCTGGCTCACTATTGAGTAGGAGCAGTGCCTGTAGACAGGGCTGTGGCCAGTAAAGATGGAGAACTTCAGGAAATACAACTACTATGGTTAGAAACATTAGCTCTTTAATTACAGAAGAGAAACATGGAAACATGCTTCTAGTGTTCTAATACAGAGATCAGTCTTAGCATTTTGTATTAAGGCAGAGAGAGTTTCCTGAAATGCTTCTGCCGAAGTTCCAACTCATTCAAAATTTACTAAGGTTccagaaaatgcagcagaaaggtGTAGATTTCTTGGCATTGGTGTTagttttcttattctttttgttgccattttaaaggtcttttaaacttttatgtaaaaataaaactatgcACCAGGGGACAGGAACAGTGTTCCAGCTGTCGGATCTTCTTCCAGGTTCCTTGGCACTGAGAGTTGCCAATTGCTTCCCAGTGTAAGATTTTATCTCTGAAATGTgacaataaatgaaaaattagaagATTAAAAGCTGTGTATTTCGTGTTACTGGACTGTGTTGTATAAAATGTCAGAAGATTGGATTTGTTTAATCATGTAAGACTTTAATTAACTCATCTAGCTCTTAAAATTCTTTCTGCAGCAGACATTATATTCCTAAATATAGTATCCAGGATGGTGGGTTGAGTAGCTGGTTGTAGAGGTATTAAGTAGTATGCATATTAATAAAtgtacagatcaaataaaaatcagttctgAATAATAAATGTCTACTTTCACAATTACTTTTCTAAAAACCAGGTCTATAGGTTTGAGGGGAGTATCAATCCACCACTGTTAAACCTGCAGTCAGATTTGGACTATGGCAGGAAATACCCTTTTTAAGTAAAAGTGCCCATAGCTGTAAAAAGTCctctgttggggaagatgaaacaggaaagcctcataaatatgattgcctgacaaaagattttgggaatatgaaaactataagcgacatcgaaatgaaggccacctttgagataccaagtcttagttactgaacaactggaaaacaatggtatggccactgaaggtaatcccctcttgattgaacaataccctctgcttgcagacaggtccaagggtcagagcagaccctactagctcagcagaaggggtccaaagagtagtttttaggagttaagatgtaacactccaTGGTAATATAACAgttcttataggctgtatgtaaatgctataggatttgtatcttgtattagattggttagtgacaattagaatattcagtacagaagatgatttattgtattgtaacgaGGACTTCGGCATCACTCTACTTACTCCCTTACACCCTTACTCTCTTACTTACTTCCTCTTTGCTCACTCTTACTCCGCTCTTACCTACTTGCTCTTACTTTTacactcttgctctcttgggcctgctccgagctgcggctggcagctctaagcagtgcccctgtacccacgccctttgcaataaaccgcatgttccatgatctgacttcagagatctctcgtctccgtctgTCCCGAACGTCCAACCCCCCCAAGCTCCTACAGTCCTCTTCCACTACAGAGGTTCCATCATCTCTTCACAAGAGTGAATAAACCAAAGCATTGAACTCTTATGTTGAAATTACTTCCCAATTTTATCTAGGTTTTAAAAGTGATTTCTGTGAGAACTGAAAGAGTAAAACCTTCTCAGCTCTACAAACGATATGGGCTGTTCCATGTTTTAGGTGtaataaaatgcagcttttaatGAGGTCTTGAGATGTTCAAACTCCTGTACTGGGTTTTGCTACAgaagaggcagctgcagctggctctGTTTACCCATGTGCGTTGTGTCCATCTCCGGAGCAGCGCTGCGTGTCCATGCTCATGGCCGGGGGCTGGCAGGCGACGCACACGGTGTGTCCCTCGCGCAGGTACTGCATCCAGCGCCTGTACGGACGCGTCTCCAAAGCACAGTGGCGTGAGAGAGATTCTGTCCTGAACTCCACACAGTACCTGCTCAGAAGGAAAAGTACCAAATTATCATAGATGAAGCACGAGCTAAGCACTTTGAATGGACTTACATATCACAAGGGTGGTGCTTCTGAAGTGCAAGTTAGACATCATCAACAAATCTCTTTCTGACCCTAACCTAATCACTGgattcttaaaaatattatgtaaACTATTTTTCATTCAATGCCCCAGTCCAGTGCTTTATGTGTAATCTCACTTTCTGGTAGTATTCTGTATTCTTaaatcattttgaaaaatatctccGTAAcccatattttttctttctatgctgctgaaagaaaatggaaaagaaactttAAGAATATTGCTGAGTTTCATTTTTCTAGGGAAAACAGCACAGGACAAAGCATTATGAGCATTACAGACCTAGTAATAGCCTAATTTAAACTTCCTAACCATCTCTACCGGTAACTAAGCAAAATTTTTTACTGCTTGTGtcaaatagtttaaaaaaaaaggtctctTGAGACCCATCACATTCAGCCTACTTTGTTCACAGACTTACACCTAATTTCTCAGACTTACACTTAGGATACATTCAGCTCTGTTTTAGCATTGTTTACTGTTGGCTTTCAAAAGCAGCTATCACCAGATTTACCATGATCCCAATGTCTAATTCAGGACAATTAGCAAGTAATAAAAAACAACATCTAGAACATGCAAATaaacagcaggagagaaaacCAATACAAGCTATAGCTTATTGTTTAATTATTGCAAATTTgattacatttttctctgtagcCAGCTGTTTTCTATTGAAGAAGATGACCCACATACATATAATAAATAGATTACCCTGCTGCTTCTTTGTCTGAAGGCCAGAGAGAAGATGCTGCtcgtctttttctttctttaccatATTCAGAGGTAGTTATGAAAGCAGgaactgaggaagaaaacagatatGGTAAAACAGCAAGGCACAGCTGAGTCATATTTCAGTTACTGTAACAGTGGGTGAATGAATCAGGAGCTTGTGCATGGTGATGCTGGCTCACTTTATAGAAAAAGTGATAAAATCTTGGCAACATTGGACCTCAGCCCCATTCCCTACAGCTAAGCTCTCTCTTTACTCAGAAGAAGAATATCAAAAATACATGCAATCTAGTCTGTGAGGAAACAGGATGTGCTGGAATCCCACAAGGAGTACTGTTTCCTGTTTCATACTGAATTTGTGCTCTAACTTTGCACAGAGATAATTTGATACTTATATCCAACTGCAGGAATACATGCAGCTTAGTTGTTTGCTTAATAGAAATTATGAAAAGCCAGAGTAGGAAAACAAAGTATTGAATAAAAAGCAGTATCACAGTAGAAAGTAAAGTTCTAAATTGTACTTTTAACAAGCTAACTGCAGatagatgcttttttttctttttgcagttcATTGATATCAGTAAAATTTATGATGGCTGTGATGGACACAATGTACAGCAGAGAGATCAAAGAGAGAATACCATGTTCATGGCCACAGTCCTCCCCCTGGTAAGTCAGGTATTCCAGGCAGCCAGCCTTCTCCTCCAGAGCTGGACATGGTTCCCCACCGTTTTTAGGTTCCTGTTGTACATAGCGCCTACGTATCCGCAACCCAGGATGGCATTGTTCTGCACAGCCACTCCAGTGACTCCACTCCCCCACAACACAGGGAATAGCTGCAAAGCAGTATTAAAACATTATTAGTAGTTAACACATCTGTTTTATCCTAATTGCTCTCAAAAGCTTGAGATAATAAGATTATATTAAGGGGGTTTTTGTtcggtttgggtttttttactttctcttttctaattttatttatatgggTTTAAACACTCTTCCAGGAGTTTGCTTACTCAAATTGAACATTCAAACCTGCCTGCAATGGTTGGCTCCCTATTCCATCCCTTGTCCACAAAGAAATAGCCCCTCATCAAAACCTTTCACTACAGCTGTGGGGTTCCTCTGTACCCTTTTCTGAAGCATAAAGCAGAAGCCTCAAAGGAGACCAGCTCATGGATTATCTACACCAGACTGGTCTGACCTTCCTTGGCAGTTCCTACAccaccagatttttttttgtaaaggcTGGAACATTAAGTAGCAGCACGCTTGATTCCCCTCAGATCAATTTCTAACTCCTTTTTCCTCAACACTGAAATATATCCACTGCCGTAGCTTTGTTTCCCTGTTTTAACACAGGTCCTGCTCATCTCCAACTATAGAACAGTCCACTGGATATTTGAATTTCAGTTCTCATGGATCACAAACTGCCTCTGAACTTAATCAAAAATGTTGGGGAAAGTACCATTATTTTCAAAGTAAACTTTGAATTGTAAGAAACTGCATTTCCCtcaggcagaggaagaaaaggtttTGCAGCGTCACTCCTAGAATACAAAAACAGGTGGAAGATACATTATTCCTAAGTGAGAAGCTACATAACACAGAAGTCTTCACAGTATTTGTCCATTAAAACAATATGCAACTGTAAAAAAACACACAGCCATTTCACATCTCCATGAAACTGCTCTCCTCTGCCTCATCTCCAGGAACACCAAGTCCCTGGTTTTGAAAACTGTATGGCCTCACAATTTTCCCTTTAGCAGGTAGAATGAATACTACAGAGTTTCAAAACTGTACTGCAGGCTGAGCCCTGAGGGACTGGAGGAGGATGATCTCTGATGGAACAAATACAACCCCTCCACCTGGAAACTTCAAATCTGCACAGTCTTGGCAGGCAGAGCAGTGAAAGAGCAGATAAGAAAAATGTCTCACACATGGGCATCCATCAAGTGGAAGAATTCTCTGGGGATAAGCAATCATTTCCCTACACGTGTCATCCTCAACCTGTGGCCTACAAGGACATTTAATCTGATTGGTGGCCCATTCCCAGTAGCCTCCTTTCCTGGAGGCCACCTGGTAGGTGCTGCAGTTTAGGGAATGGTACAAAATACACATTATCATCAATGGCTGGGCTATCTTAAACTGGTTCTGGATTGTTTTGGGTGATGCTTCTCATTATCTagttaaataaaactttttcctttcccatatGTACTATTTCTCAATAGCTTGTAATGGAACATATCAcatgcttttgattttttttccatattgcTGGATTACAGTTTAAATCCCCAAGAACCTTTACAGCGTAACCACCAGTTACATACTTGTATCAGTGTTGCAGGGAAGTGATGGGACCAAACTAgtctttcaggaaaatattttatgccgTCTGGGATTCTGCCAGCACAAGACATTGGGAAGAAAAAGTACAATGTGATAACCTCCTTGGGATTTGTGACTCTTCtcataaaacacagaaattgcaGTGTTTGCTCTGTCACTACATCTCTGATTTCTTGGACCACTACCAATATCATAAAGCAGATGAAACCTCTGAAAGAGGCTACCTGGCAGATGTCCTTACCACTCTACTAGAATTCCCTTCCTCTGTTCTCACTGTGCACCAGCTGTTCTGACCAAACTCGTCCATTTCTGAATGTCCTGAGAGCACCAGGTGTATTGTGGCTGAAGATGCTGAATCCCACGCCCTAAGGAACTCCACTGAAGCAACCACATAGCTGCCCTGGGTACTGGGCCACCAGCTGCCCATTCTGCTCAACAATTAGCATTCTCTGGTGTTTTCCTCTACTTACTAATAAACACCTTTCCAGACAGCTGCTGGGTATGATCTGTAGAACAGTGCtggaaaataacagaaaaaaacccctttgccACATACAGACACCTGACACTGCACCACCAGGCACATCCAGGTACAGACACATCCAGGTACCCCAAGGTACATGACACAACCTCTGTGGCTGTGAAGGCACCATGCTGACATGTTGCAGTGCAGCCCTCAGACTGTTTGCTCCAAGAATTGAGGACTAGAAGAGAAAACCAGTGATAGTGAAAATGTTTTGGACCCCACCCTGGGATAGCCAGGACAAGTGCTAAATGCAGTATGGACCTCACAGTCTTTGCCACCTGTCTGCAGGTCCAAAAACAGTCTTTGACCCCACTTTATTTAATGGTACAAGCACAGACTTCAATACCTGATCACACATCTTAGTTCTACCCAACTACCCAAAGGACAGTAAGTGTCTATCTAGCCTGTTTCCTTATCTATTGACTCCCTTCCAATCTGGCTGTACGAATGACCTGCGTAAGTATGAATTTCCACAGAACTTTAATTCCATATTAGCACCTTCATATGCAGATAACACGAAGTCTAACATCacattttccatgaagaaaactCCCAAAGGGACTCAGTAACTGCATAACAAATAAAGCGATGACTTCATGTCTCACTGGAATTAAACCAAGCTGACAGTTAAATATGGGTCATCGGCAGCAATACATGGTGATTTTATGGTCATCAAGATTTCGAACAAGAAGGATGAATTGCCCTAGTCATGtggaaaaataagaatattGGGTTTCTAGAATGGAATTTAGGCAGTGGGATAATAATGTCGCTCTTGCAGTCAGTACCCCACAACTATTAAGGAACAGTAGATCAATTTTGTGCCTTGCTGGAAAGATGTCAAATTCCCCAGCATGACAGAGAATGGGTCCCAGAGCTGACATAAAAGGAATGGTGCCATCTCTTGAAACACAAAAACAAGTATCAGGGACCCATAGCTACATCTTTATGGATCCCTCCCTGTCTTGCTATTTGTTCAGTTTAGTTAACACAACAATCTTAAATGATGATTCACTGAAACCAGGAGGAGGATGCAAGTCAAAGGAAACTGAAGGACAGGATTTGTTCTCAGGTACCTACCAAAATGTGGAAGCTAATGAGACACTTGGAATttcaaaaatacacagaaaaattacaCTGCTATCTTATGAAAGCTTGAGTAGTCAGAACTTTGTTTTTGTCTTCCATTTGCAGCATTATGAAACACAGATCCTTGTTTCTGAGTCAAActctatttcattttttcccatctctggaaaaagaaaaacggAGGACTGTAGTGTGTTCATTGTACAACACATACCGTAATGTGTAAGGATGTCTGGATTTTCTCAGAGTAACCACTTCGATTCAAATGGCAAGCTGATTCCTTTCTCAGGCTTTCTCATTGGACAGTAGTTCCTATTTAAAATGCTCTTTAAAATGCTCTCTAtgtacaaaaatattctttcttcaaaaatattcttcagtgTTACAactataaagaaatttatttaaaaactctTGAACTCGGGTTCAGCATACCATGGACTTCTGCTGAGCCATCTATTTATAAAGTACCAGACCTACAACAATTTTTAGGCATGACAGAATTTaaccctgctgctggcagctttaGGATGCTCATTCTTCCAccggtttattttattttggagcATTGTTTTTGTATTATTCCTAATGCATCTCTTGATTACTTACACTTGAGGCACTTTACACTTTCCCCAAAGGATGAAATGCCATTTCTTCAGGTGCTGAAATCACGAGTTGTTAACAGGTTGACAAAGAAGCTGTAGCATGAGAACCACAGACCACCTTTCTTCACATTTCTGTTTTAGTGTTTTGAACTCTACATTCAAAACAGTGAACTGTGCCAGTTAACATCCCTGGTGTCATTAAATACTGAGACAGATTTTAGGAAGACTCAGTGGGGCAACCTCAACATCCAATAGGAAcaaaaaaagactttaaaatttTCACCCATACTTGTGTAAATGGATAAAAACTTCCACTGGAACTATTTAGAATTTCTGTTTATACAGAATACAACTTAATGACTGCTTGCCATAGAGAGGATATATGATCATTTGCCTTTAAAAGAATGACTTCTTGTAAATTTAGTTTTTGGATGTGTGAGTTTTAGGACCACCTCACCAGGGTGCCAAAATTCTGCCCTCCCATGCTACACCCACCAATGCAAAATGTGCTGTTCcttctgtttgtgtttgcatTGGTGCTCACACAACTGGGCAGCGAGGCAGTGCAGGGAGTCAAACCAGGCAGAAATGggcaacagagaaaacagaaatagttCCCTGTGTGTTTAGCTCCCTGAACTGGGGCACCAAAGACTGGCAAATTCCATCTCTGGTGCACGAGAGGCAGCAAGATAGGGAGGCTCCACCGAGACTCCACCTTCCTGACTGGATCTATGGCACCCACTGCCCACACAGGGTAAAAGTGTGGTGTGCTTGTACAAACACATAATGCCTTTCGAGGCAATCGCCACTGAGCCTGAGACAAAAAATACCATCTTGATAACAGCAAGGCATCATCAGGTACCAGAAGTCACACCTGAAGTCATGGTAAAGAAAGTGTTTAAACTAGAACTTTTCAAGCACAATCTTGAGCTTCTTTTTGAAGGATTACAGCTGTTTTAATGCTAACACTGTGCATGTTTATCAGCTCTCTCCTTTTATGCttgaatattaaaaatcatTTGATTTACTGAAAAGATGCAATATGCTGTGGCTGTAAGACAAGCATCTTGCCAGTTCTCCCTCTACTGACTTTCCTGAATGAAAgaacaatgtattttaaaaatgctaattttaaaaatgctaccTTCTGTCAAACTTTGTggtgcacttttttttccccttctgttaCTCTGAGGAGATTATTTAGCTGTGGGAGAGCTGACCGTGTTTCTTCTAGAGACCTGGGGTCATagttctgctctgctgagttcttCTGTGAAGCTTTACAACCCTTAGGATGGGTCTACACCATCCGAGAGTTGTACTCCCCCTTCCCAATCTGGGCAGATGTAAGCCAACTTGGGTCCCAAAGCTATGTGGCTATGTCAGCATGGCACTGAGCCTGCTAAATACACTCTAATTAGCACGACTGTGCAGCAGAGGCTCATGACTTTTTGGCTGTAGGCTGGCATGCGTCCAGCCAGCAGGGAGGAGACATTAGTCTGACCGAGTACTAGTACTGCACCTGCAAAGCAAGGTCTCTGTCCTGCATCCCAGGCACAGGGAGGTCGGTCAAATTGTGAAGACTGAAAAGGGTAGAAATCCCACAAAAAGAGGCGCTCTGAATACCTACAAAGTGGATACTCAGTTTGGTAGAACTGGGCTACTTTCCCCTCCTTGCCAGTGCTCACTGGGAGGCCGGGC
This window of the Corvus hawaiiensis isolate bCorHaw1 chromosome 26, bCorHaw1.pri.cur, whole genome shotgun sequence genome carries:
- the SBSPON gene encoding somatomedin-B and thrombospondin type-1 domain-containing protein, which encodes MGGTALSGALWLGLLWAGSGAGGSCQGKCCQGRDAACVGEGWREGGGYGTCYCDGGCRRAGDCCHDHGQACPAIPCVVGEWSHWSGCAEQCHPGLRIRRRYVQQEPKNGGEPCPALEEKAGCLEYLTYQGEDCGHEHVPAFITTSEYGKERKRRAASSLWPSDKEAAGYCVEFRTESLSRHCALETRPYRRWMQYLREGHTVCVACQPPAMSMDTQRCSGDGHNAHGDKILHWEAIGNSQCQGTWKKIRQLEHCSCPLVHSFIFT